The nucleotide sequence TGTTACGTCATGAGAAATATTCTATTGATGGGTTACTCTCTGAACTCCGGGAACAAAGGAGTCAATGCTCTCACCAGGGGAACCGTTGACGCCCTGTTAGATAAATATGAAGATAATATAAAAATAACGATGTTTTCCTATACGGTAAAAGAGAAATGTATAAATGAATACTTCCATAAGGAGAGAAAATATTTGATAGATGAGTATCCAGCAGGCTTGAAAACCTTGGTGAAGGGATTTTTGGGAAAGGGCAATTTCACGGGGAAGTTTTTCAGGGAGAAGATTGAAGAGGCTGATTTAGTATTGGATATCAGCGAAGGAGACAGCTTCAGTGATATCTACGGCTTAAAGCGATTTGTTCTACATTCCATTTTGAAACTCTACACTCTTCATTTAAAGAAGGGCCTGATACTCATGCCTCAGACAATAGGTCCTTTTAAAAACCCCATTGTTAAAAAAGTCGCAGCTAATATTATAAGACGATCCCAAAAGGTCTATACGCGGGATAAGATCAGCTACAACATTGTAACTGATTCCTTGAAGGTGTCTTCACAAAACCTAAAGTGCTCTCCGGATATGGCCTTTTATATGGAGCCGGTGCTACCAATGAAGGTTAAAGACCTGTTTTACCAGGGTGAAAAAAACTTAATCGGTGTCAATATCAGCGCACTTTTATATAATGGAGGCTACAATAAGAGTAATATGTTCTCACTTAAGACCGATTATAAGGAACTGATTGATGATTTTTTGGCCCATATTCTAACAAAAACGGATGCTAATGTAATATTGGTGCCTCATGTACTAGATAAGGATATTGAAATAGAAGATGATTTCAGACTTTGCGAAAAAATATATGAAGAGATTAAAGAGAAATATAGGGGTAGAGTGAGGACTTTGGATAAGTTTTACGCAGAGAACGAGCTTAAGGGCATAATTTCTCAGTGTGATTTCTTTGTTGGCAGCCGAATGCATGCTTGTATTGCAGCAATCTCTACCACTGTGCCAACAATGCCCATAGCCTACAGCAGAAAGTTTGCAGGGATCTGGGAAGACTTAGGGCTTGGAAGATGCGTTTCAGATCCGAGAGAGGAATCTAAAGAGGACATCATAGTGAAATTTGATAGCTTGTATAGTGAGAGAGCAGATATAAACCAGCAACTTAGGGAGAAAGTTCCCCAAGTAAAAAATGCAATAAGAGAATTAATTAACTCCCTGGGCTAAGCTTAGGGGGTAGGAGGAATGACGTGTTTAAGGATTCAATGATACTGACCCTCAGTAAGGGGATTAGAGGAATTTTGGTCATATTGTTCACCTTTGTAATGGCTAGAAAGATGCCGGAAGATGTAATGGGGGTTTATAATGCCCTGACTCTGGTAACCAACTTACTGGCAGTTATATTTATTTTTGGGTTTCCAACAACCCTAAGCTATTACTATAAGGGATTTGATAAAAAGCGCAAGGAGGAACTGGTGGGTAACACCCTGCTGGTTCTTGTAGCCATTTCTCTTATAATGGCGGCCCTGCTCATACCCTTAAGGGGCTTAGTAAGCAGCATAGGCAAGATGGATTTTGGCGAATATTACATCTTTATCATACTATATTCTGTTATCATGGTAGCCTTTGGATTTTTGGAAAACCTGTATGTCAGTGCTGACAAAACCAGTGTCCTGGGCAAGATTTATATCATATATATTATTATCAGCTTCTCCCTGAATATTGCGGCAATAGCTATTTTCAACAATCTATGGCTGCTGCTGGAGTTTATGATAATTGTGGAAGCTGTGAGATCCATAGTCATGCTGATAATAATAATAAGGATGGAAAAGATTAAGTTAACTATAAATAAAGAACTGTTAATAAAGCAGATTAAATTTTCTATTCCACTGGGTATAGTAGCCATTGTGCAAAATCTGAACATGTTTATTGATAATTTCTTTATCATGGCCAATTTTACAGAGAGGGAATATGCCATTTATTCCAATGCAGCTAAGGATATACCCTTGGTTGGAATAATAACTGTATCCATTGCTACGGTACTTTTACCCAGCCTTTCACAGTTATATAAGACAGAGAAAAATCCCAATAAGCTTTTAGAAACCTGGGGAAAGGCCTGCGAAAAAACTGCTGTTATTATGTTTCCAATCTTTTGGATTCTGCTTTTCTTCAACAAAGGTTACGTAATAGCCCTGCTTTCTGAAAAGTATATAGAAAGCGCCCCAATATTTGTCATATATTTGATAAAGTTTCCTCTATATTTCACAGTATTTGGAAATATATTGGTAGCAATAAAAAAGCAGAAGTATACCATGTACAACATGATCATCGGTATAGTTGTAAACATAACACTAAACTATCTCTTGATTCAAAAGATAGGCTTTTCTGGTCCGGCTTATTCCAATGTAATAGTCCAGTATTTATTGGTTTTTCTGCAAATCTATCAGATAAGCAGATTTTTGCAGGTGCCAAAGAGAAAGCTTCTGCCCTACAGGACATTGGCTATAATTTTTATTGTACCATCCATAATTTCGGCAATAGCTTACCTTATAGCTAGCTTTTTCAAAATAGATGTGGTTGTATCTCTATTTGTTTTTGGTATAATAATATACTCAGGGTCCTTGCTCATATACAGTAAATTAAAACTCATTGATATTAAGGAATACTATGGTAAGTTAAGAGGTAAAACTCTTTAATGCCAATGGTTGACAGAAGTCTGAGGAAAAGAGGTGTTCATGATGACATCAAAATTTGAAAGAGTTAAACAAAATGACCTATGTGCCGGCTGCGGCCTTTGCGGCTCAGTCTTTTCAAAAATTGATATAAAGTATAGTGAAAAAGGATATATAAGGCCATATACAGAAGAGGAGCTGACTGCAGAGGAAGATGAAATGTTTGGAGAGTTTTGCCCCGGTTATACAATAAAACATAACCTGGTAGGCGTTAAGGATTATGTTTGGGGCAGTCATGAAGATATTGTGCTTTCCTATTCCACCGATGAAGGCATTAGAGAAATGGCTTCATCCGGCGGAGTCCTGTCGTCCTTGTTAATTTTTCTGCTGGAAACAGGAAAAATAGATGCTGTTATTCATATAGGAGTTGCAAAGGATAATCCCCTGCTCAATGAGGTCAAAATAAGTTATACCAAGGAAGAGATTTTAAGCAATGCTGGCTCAAGATACTCTCCTTCAGCCCCGCTGAGCAACATAGCAGCCCTGCTGGAAAGGGATAAGGTGTATGCTTTTGTTGGCAAGCCTTGTGATGCAGGAGCCCTTAGGATGTTTGCCAAGGTGGATAAGAGAGTGGAGGAAAGAATCCCCTATATACTGTCTTTTTTCTGTGCCGGAGTTCCTAGTACTGAGGGCACCAGAAACATACTCAGAAAATTTAATGTAAAAGAAGAGGAAGTCAGGTCCTTCAGATATAGGGGGGAGGGCTGGCCGGGACTTACTAAGATAGTGACAAAGGATGGAAGAACCTATACTATGAAGTATGAAGAATCCTGGGGAAAGATTCTAAACAGAACTCTTCAAAGAAGATGTAAGATCTGTATAGATGGCATAGGGGAATTTGCGGATATTGTCTGTGGTGACGGCTGGTTTGGAGACGAAAAGGGATATCCTAAGTTCGAAGAAGGAAAGGGAAGAAGCCTGGTGGTCATAAGAAATCAGAAGGGAAAAGAAATCTTCCAAGAGGCCCTTAAGCAGAACTATGTGGCCCTAGAATCAAAGGTTGACTTTAAGTATATGAAGAATATTCAACCCTTTCAATATGACAGAAGAACTACATTAATAGCAAAAATTTTGTCAATGAAGCTTTTTAATATAAAAACTCCCATATATAGTTGGAAGGTTATGTTTAAGTCCGCTAAGTACAGCAAAATTAAAGACTTGGCAAGAACCTTTGCTGGTACCTCAAAGAGGATAATTGACAAGCGATTGTAGACATGGTAACTATAACTATTGAAACATTTGTAGTTTGTAGGTTATAATAATAACGTGAGATTTGAGACAGCAGGCTGATATTTAAGAATATATTAGTGAAAACTGGAAATACTCTTTAATGCTTGGCAAATATAATACCAAGGAGGAGTTTTATATGAAAGAAGTACAAGCTGCAAAAAAGTTTAATATACAGGGAAAGTTAAGTTTTAGTGAGGATATATCTATGTATAATATAGTGAAAAGAGTTCTTGATATCATCGGAGGGGTAGTCGGTCTTATATTATTTAGTCCGCTAATTCTTATTGTAGCCATCATCATTAAACTGGATTCCAAAGGGCCAG is from Clostridium thermarum and encodes:
- a CDS encoding polysaccharide biosynthesis C-terminal domain-containing protein — its product is MFKDSMILTLSKGIRGILVILFTFVMARKMPEDVMGVYNALTLVTNLLAVIFIFGFPTTLSYYYKGFDKKRKEELVGNTLLVLVAISLIMAALLIPLRGLVSSIGKMDFGEYYIFIILYSVIMVAFGFLENLYVSADKTSVLGKIYIIYIIISFSLNIAAIAIFNNLWLLLEFMIIVEAVRSIVMLIIIIRMEKIKLTINKELLIKQIKFSIPLGIVAIVQNLNMFIDNFFIMANFTEREYAIYSNAAKDIPLVGIITVSIATVLLPSLSQLYKTEKNPNKLLETWGKACEKTAVIMFPIFWILLFFNKGYVIALLSEKYIESAPIFVIYLIKFPLYFTVFGNILVAIKKQKYTMYNMIIGIVVNITLNYLLIQKIGFSGPAYSNVIVQYLLVFLQIYQISRFLQVPKRKLLPYRTLAIIFIVPSIISAIAYLIASFFKIDVVVSLFVFGIIIYSGSLLIYSKLKLIDIKEYYGKLRGKTL
- a CDS encoding Coenzyme F420 hydrogenase/dehydrogenase, beta subunit C-terminal domain, with the protein product MMTSKFERVKQNDLCAGCGLCGSVFSKIDIKYSEKGYIRPYTEEELTAEEDEMFGEFCPGYTIKHNLVGVKDYVWGSHEDIVLSYSTDEGIREMASSGGVLSSLLIFLLETGKIDAVIHIGVAKDNPLLNEVKISYTKEEILSNAGSRYSPSAPLSNIAALLERDKVYAFVGKPCDAGALRMFAKVDKRVEERIPYILSFFCAGVPSTEGTRNILRKFNVKEEEVRSFRYRGEGWPGLTKIVTKDGRTYTMKYEESWGKILNRTLQRRCKICIDGIGEFADIVCGDGWFGDEKGYPKFEEGKGRSLVVIRNQKGKEIFQEALKQNYVALESKVDFKYMKNIQPFQYDRRTTLIAKILSMKLFNIKTPIYSWKVMFKSAKYSKIKDLARTFAGTSKRIIDKRL
- a CDS encoding polysaccharide pyruvyl transferase family protein, with the protein product MRNILLMGYSLNSGNKGVNALTRGTVDALLDKYEDNIKITMFSYTVKEKCINEYFHKERKYLIDEYPAGLKTLVKGFLGKGNFTGKFFREKIEEADLVLDISEGDSFSDIYGLKRFVLHSILKLYTLHLKKGLILMPQTIGPFKNPIVKKVAANIIRRSQKVYTRDKISYNIVTDSLKVSSQNLKCSPDMAFYMEPVLPMKVKDLFYQGEKNLIGVNISALLYNGGYNKSNMFSLKTDYKELIDDFLAHILTKTDANVILVPHVLDKDIEIEDDFRLCEKIYEEIKEKYRGRVRTLDKFYAENELKGIISQCDFFVGSRMHACIAAISTTVPTMPIAYSRKFAGIWEDLGLGRCVSDPREESKEDIIVKFDSLYSERADINQQLREKVPQVKNAIRELINSLG